ttccccctctctctgcctatctccttctctccatctctctccatctctctcactctctccttgagtctctctgtctctcttctctctctccctttctccctttgagtttcttcctctccctctctgtctgagtctttctctctctctctctctctccctgggtCTCTCACCCTATCAAGTCACACAGGTTGAAGTGAACATGAATGGGATGGGGGTTGGATTTCAAATCAACTGCACAGAAACATCGCAATAAGCAGACTGGCAAAGTGATggtaatttattatcaatgatTATCAAttttatttagattagattagattagattagattatgaggacacacagacctcttttattgtcatttaataatacatgcattaagaaataatacaatttgttcctccagaatgatatcacagaaacacaagacaaaccaagactaaataaAACTGAcataaaccacataattataacacatagttacaacagtgcaaagcaataccgtaatttgatgaagaacagaccacgggcacggtaaaaaaaaagtctcaaatctctcgaaagtcccatcatctcacgcagacagtagaagggagaaatactccctgccatgagcttccagtgccgcaaatttgccgatgcagcaccctggaagcacctgaccacagtccgactctgagtccgtccgaaaactccgagcctccgaccagccctccgacaccgagcaccaagcaccatctctgctgagcgcttcgaccccagccccagcaacaggcaataggcaaagccaaggatttggggccttcccctccagagattctcaatcgcacagtagcagcaacagtgaagcaggcatttcagaagtttctccagatgttcctccatgcttctcacgtctgtctccatcaaatcaggattgtgcaggatttaacaaatacgatattatTTCGGAGCAGCCatgcacgctgcgtcgcgccgccatcttctcctcccctcctcataCAAACAATTTTGTATGTTTGCCCATGCTGCTCATGCCATTGCATCAGTACACTGAGGCGGTACGagggaaaataataacagaatatcGTCGGAgataactgctggaggaactcaatggatcaggcagcatctgtggtgagtcACGGGATATTTGTAGAGCGCTATGCAAGGAGCCAGAATACCCAACGGTGCTTGCCAGCCGCTGAATTAGTGTTTGCAATGAGTGGCTGTAAACCAGATGTGTGACTTCATGTGATAGCTCTGTTAAAGGTCAAAGGGCAACTTAAAAAGAAAACAATGTGTCCACTGGAAATGGCCAGGTGTCTCAGCAACACTTGTAAGGGCAACTAGGCAACAGGTCTTTGGTGAATGTCTAGAGTTGTTCCCTCTTTAACTCTCTGATAGTGGAAACACAAGTAGATTGAGTGATACagaagttttataaggcattggtcagaatacatttggagtattgcgaacagtgttagtcatagtcatagtcatagtcatactttattgatcccgggggaaattggttttcattacagttgcaccataaataaatagtaatagagtcataaatagttaaatagtaatatgtaaattatgccagtaaattatgaaataagtccaggaccagtctattggctcagggtgactgaccctccaagggaggatttgtaaagtttgatggccacaggcaggaatgacttcctatgacgctctgtgttgcatctcggtggaatgagtctctggctgaatgtactcctgtgcccacccagtacattatgtagtggatgggagacattgtccaagaaggcatgcaacttagacagcatcctcttttcagacaccacggtgagagagtccagttccatccccacaacatcactggccttatgaatcagtttgttgattctgttggtgtctgctaccctcagcctgctgccccagctcacaacagcaaacatgatagcactggccaccacagactcgtagaacatcctcagcattgtccaacagatgttaaaggacctcagtctcctcaggaaatagagacggctctgacccttcttgtagacagcctcagtgttctttgaccagtccagtttattgtcaattcgtatccccacgtatttgtaatcctccaccatgtccacactgaccccctggatgaaaacaggggtcaccggtaccttagccctcctcaggtctaccaccagctccttagtctttttaggccccttatccaaggaaagatgtgctggcattggagacagaCAAAAGAATGAGCCAAgaaaatgattcctggaatgcatgaggagcacttgatggctctgtgcctgtactcactggagtttagaggaatgaaggggcatcacattgaaacctgtcaaatattgaaaggcctagacagagtggatgtggtgaggacatTTCCTATAGTAGGTGAGCCAGaccctcagaatacagggatgtccctttagaatggagatgaggaggaatttctagagccgtgggggttggggggtgaaTCAATagaattgattgccacagatggtCATGTGGGCCAAGTggtttggatatatttaaagtggagatgagAGGTTCTTCATCTTTAAGGGTATCACAGTACCTGGGTTGAGAGGAAtgaaaatcagccataatggaatggtggagcacacacaatgggttgaatggcctaaatctgttcctatgtcttttggttaTATGGAGTGGTAAAGGGGGCAGATGGCGTTCTTGCCATCATCACAAGAGACAGGGATTATAGGTGTCATGAAGTCAGTATACATTCGCCTAAAACCCTGGTGggctgcacttggagaattgtgcatAGTTCTGTTCACCCCATTCTTGAGCACTGCAGGCTGAGGGGAGTCCTGATAGAAGTTGATAACTTTATTAGAGACATGGATAAGATAGACAATCAGAATCTTTCTCTCTCCGCCACATACAGTAAATACTAGAGTGCCTGGGGAGAGGAGGAAAgtataaaggagatgtgtggggcaagctTCTTTCTACACAtagtgagtggtgggtgcctggtgtGGGGCACCAGGGTGGTGTGGGAATCGGATGCAATAGTGAAAGGGGCTGTCACATGAACCTGATTACAGAGGGCTAGgtatgtacaggcagaagagttGAATTTTGCATCACTTAGAGCACAgccatggtgggctgaagggcttgtcccGTACTGTTGCATTCTATGCCCTAGGTTCCCCGTTGTTTGGCAGATTTGATCAGTGCTTGCTTCTTCTGCAGTAGGCTGAGGTAATACTTCTCCAGCAGGACCGCCCTCTTGCAGAGCTCGTGGGTGGGGCCTGTCTGGTCCTTTCTGAGATTGTAGTCCACAAAGCGGGCTTTCCTGAAGATGTGAGTCCTGTTTACCGTCGGCACAGCACTGGTATCCTCCTTCCCTCGGAGGCAGGTGACCCAGAGTTGGTGGTGGAGTTTCTGGAGGCAGAAGACGTCTCGCTGCATCCTGGCCACTCTGTCCGTAGTGGGCAACCCGCTGCCAGAAGGAGGAGTTGAAGTGACGGTCGAGGATCCAGCCTAAGGAGTTCCACTCCTGGAGCTTAGACGAAGTGGTGGGAGGCAGCCCGCTGACTGAGGAGCTCTGTGGAACATTGAGCTTAATATAAACCATGTCCTCCATCTGCCAACACAGAGCCTCCCGGAGCAGGACCAGCAACTCGTTGAAGTACTCAGCCAGCATCACAAGGTGAAAGGTCCGCTCCAGCTCCAGCAGGGTGTTATTGACATAGTCTGGGTCGTCCTGTGCATTGGGATCCTGTCCCAGGTCGAACCACATCAGGTTGCGGGCGTAGTGGTCTTTGGTTCTGGAGAGCTTATAGAAAGTGTCTGGCCTCGACAGGAGCCGGTCCAGGCTCTTTGCCTCCCTGAAGGCAGGCGTCATGGTGTGAAAGTAGGAGCAGGCTGATTCGGCCAGCTTG
The DNA window shown above is from Mobula birostris isolate sMobBir1 chromosome 5, sMobBir1.hap1, whole genome shotgun sequence and carries:
- the LOC140198378 gene encoding galactose-3-O-sulfotransferase 2-like, which codes for MSRDVLCIPRKHLVFLKIHKAASSTVLNILYRYGEARNMTLALPFYNHLGCPKLFKATYVKDFDKNSSKEYNILCNHMKFNLPEVKKVMPRQSSYFTILRNPNKLAESACSYFHTMTPAFREAKSLDRLLSRPDTFYKLSRTKDHYARNLMWFDLGQDPNAQDDPDYVNNTLLELERTFHLVMLAEYFNELLVLLREALCWQMEDMVYIKLNVPQSSSVSGLPPTTSSKLQEWNSLGWILDRHFNSSFWQRVAHYGQSGQDAARRLLPPETPPPTLGHLPPREGGYQCCADGFGADEILRRFLMVEQEHMVCSITPLLLVSSKIKKSSRMRV